A stretch of the Filimonas lacunae genome encodes the following:
- a CDS encoding LTA synthase family protein, translating into MVKEITSTLYQRSRTFLYSSLFVLLLLLLCRIFFHIYYHNSFTHISYKDLFRIYTAGIYFDLSALAVQNALFILWMCLPVNEGFRKIHTRVAIFLFIGFNALGVALNIFDIAFFDFAHKRITFEMFNFGGSQDNFMGLIPSFLRNYWYLIVVFIIMFLIIRNFSKKFIVSNTSAPQQSKSGWVVGSILTLIIWMGLMLLNFRGWLAYIPIDVNDAGKFASAQNVPLVLNSSFTLAKSVGHEEITTYHFYSPEESDKIYSPVQQPVSTQKQFTHPNIVVIALESFSKEFTAAANKGISFTPFLDSLEKESLYFSNAWSNGKHSVQGIPAILASVPSIMDGAFTQSGYASNMYKGLAGVLNDEHYYTAFFHGANNGSFNLDAFASQSGYQNYFGRNEYNNETNYDGNWGIWDEYFLQYAADKMNTFQQPFHTAIFTLSSHQPFSLPGKYQSLFKGDDNPLSRCVQYTDYSLRLFFERAKKESWYNNTIFVLAADHTGMSSNHFFDNLAGQYQIPVILFDPSQHIIPKGINNSTLSQADIMPTLLHLTGYNKPFFAYGNDVYQHPSFAVYYTNGSYNMVQDKYLYSFNGNMGVSLYNYQADSLLQHNILKQPEDTVSTGMEKTLKAYLQSYTDGVKNNKMSVHMR; encoded by the coding sequence ATGGTGAAAGAAATAACCTCTACCCTCTACCAAAGAAGCCGCACCTTTTTATATAGTTCACTATTTGTGCTATTGCTATTGCTGCTTTGCCGTATTTTCTTTCACATCTACTACCACAATTCCTTTACGCATATCTCTTATAAAGACCTGTTTCGTATTTATACTGCAGGTATTTATTTCGATTTGTCGGCGCTGGCCGTGCAAAACGCCCTGTTTATTTTGTGGATGTGCCTTCCGGTAAATGAAGGCTTTAGAAAAATACATACCAGGGTTGCTATATTCCTATTCATTGGCTTTAATGCGCTGGGAGTGGCTCTAAATATCTTTGATATTGCCTTTTTCGACTTTGCCCACAAGCGCATTACGTTTGAAATGTTCAACTTTGGTGGCTCGCAGGATAATTTCATGGGTTTGATCCCTTCTTTCCTACGCAACTACTGGTACCTGATAGTAGTGTTCATTATTATGTTTCTGATCATCAGAAACTTCTCTAAAAAATTCATTGTATCCAATACCTCAGCCCCGCAGCAAAGCAAAAGTGGCTGGGTTGTGGGTTCCATTCTTACCCTGATTATATGGATGGGCTTAATGTTGCTCAACTTCAGGGGATGGCTGGCCTATATACCCATTGATGTAAATGATGCAGGCAAATTTGCGTCGGCTCAAAACGTACCGCTGGTACTCAACAGCTCGTTTACCCTGGCCAAATCAGTAGGACATGAAGAAATAACTACTTATCACTTTTACAGCCCGGAAGAAAGTGATAAAATATATTCCCCTGTTCAACAGCCCGTCTCTACTCAAAAACAGTTTACCCATCCCAATATTGTAGTAATTGCCCTGGAAAGTTTTTCCAAAGAGTTTACTGCAGCCGCCAACAAGGGCATTTCCTTTACACCTTTCCTCGACTCACTGGAAAAGGAAAGCTTGTATTTCAGCAATGCCTGGTCTAACGGTAAACACTCTGTGCAAGGCATCCCGGCCATACTGGCTTCTGTTCCCAGCATTATGGATGGCGCTTTTACCCAGTCAGGCTACGCCAGCAACATGTATAAAGGCCTGGCAGGAGTGTTAAACGATGAGCATTATTACACCGCCTTTTTCCATGGCGCCAACAATGGTTCTTTCAACCTGGATGCTTTCGCCAGCCAATCCGGCTACCAGAATTACTTTGGGCGTAATGAATACAACAACGAAACTAATTATGATGGTAACTGGGGTATATGGGACGAGTATTTTCTGCAATATGCCGCAGATAAGATGAATACATTCCAGCAACCTTTTCATACCGCTATATTCACATTAAGCTCACATCAGCCATTCTCTCTTCCCGGGAAATATCAATCGCTTTTCAAAGGAGATGACAACCCACTTAGCAGATGTGTACAATACACCGATTACAGCTTACGCCTGTTTTTTGAACGTGCTAAAAAAGAGTCCTGGTACAACAATACCATTTTTGTATTGGCTGCCGACCACACCGGCATGTCTTCTAATCATTTCTTTGATAACCTGGCCGGACAGTACCAGATACCGGTAATACTATTCGATCCATCACAGCATATCATTCCTAAAGGTATAAATAACAGCACCCTGTCACAGGCCGACATAATGCCCACCTTACTGCATTTAACAGGCTATAACAAGCCGTTCTTTGCCTATGGCAATGATGTGTATCAGCATCCTTCTTTTGCCGTGTATTATACCAACGGCAGTTATAACATGGTACAGGATAAGTATTTATATTCTTTCAATGGTAATATGGGGGTAAGCCTGTATAACTACCAGGCCGATTCACTGTTACAGCATAACATTTTAAAACAACCGGAGGATACGGTAAGCACAGGCATGGAAAAGACGCTGAAAGCCTATCTCCAGTCGTATACCGATGGGGTAAAAAACAATAAGATGTCAGTGCATATGCGCTAA
- a CDS encoding alpha/beta hydrolase — translation MEQFISYGQSRIFCEKTGNGPAIAFCFHGYGENCYTYNQLAISLEDTHTVYAFDLPLHGRTEWNEGLTCTPAMWQEITTQCNPENKPVTLIGYSIGGRIALSLYQCYATCYNKLVLIAPDGLHTNFWYWFSTQTWMGNRVFKHTIAHPKFIFSLVTIADKTGLINKAMYKITRHYIDNTEQRQNLYSRWTVLRRFIPSLRTIQQLVTANHTQVRLLFGKYDKVILSRNGYRFIEPLHQQQAQVQVIDAGHQLLKEKYLPLIAKLVVE, via the coding sequence ATGGAACAGTTTATCAGCTACGGCCAGTCACGCATTTTTTGTGAAAAAACAGGGAACGGGCCGGCTATTGCCTTTTGTTTTCATGGCTACGGAGAGAATTGCTATACCTATAACCAGCTGGCTATCAGCCTGGAAGATACGCATACCGTGTATGCATTTGACCTGCCTTTGCATGGCAGAACAGAATGGAACGAGGGCTTAACCTGCACCCCGGCCATGTGGCAGGAGATTACTACCCAATGCAACCCGGAAAATAAACCGGTTACCTTAATCGGTTACAGCATTGGCGGACGCATTGCTCTTTCGTTATATCAATGTTATGCAACCTGTTATAATAAACTGGTGCTGATTGCTCCTGACGGGCTGCACACCAATTTCTGGTACTGGTTCAGCACCCAAACCTGGATGGGCAACCGGGTGTTTAAGCATACCATAGCCCACCCGAAGTTTATTTTTAGCCTGGTGACCATTGCCGACAAAACCGGGTTGATTAATAAGGCGATGTATAAGATCACCCGCCATTATATTGATAACACAGAACAACGGCAAAACCTGTATTCGCGCTGGACGGTTTTGCGCCGGTTTATCCCTTCGCTGCGAACGATACAGCAGCTGGTTACAGCAAACCATACACAGGTACGCCTGTTGTTTGGTAAGTACGATAAAGTCATATTAAGCCGTAATGGTTATCGTTTTATTGAACCACTGCACCAGCAACAGGCACAGGTGCAGGTGATAGATGCAGGCCACCAGCTATTGAAGGAAAAGTATCTGCCGTTGATAGCTAAACTGGTAGTTGAATAA
- the lysS gene encoding lysine--tRNA ligase, with protein sequence MSQQHLSEQELIRRDKLNELKQLGIDPYPAPLYPVSHYSEDIKAQFTEETKEQFSNVTVAGRIMTLMSRGKVFFIKIQDNKGIIQLYVKRDDICPGEDKSLFDNLVKRLIDLGDFIGVTGSVFITHTGETTVHANTFTLLAKSLKPLPVVKRDEEGNVFDAVTDPEFRYRQRYADLVINPDVKDTFLKRTKIVNTIRDFLNEQGALEVDTPVLQAIPGGAAARPFTTHHNALDIPFYLRIANELYLKRLIVGGFDWVYEFSRNFRNEGMDRTHNPEFTVLEWYTAYKDYFWMMEVTEKLFERLAIAIHGTTDVKVGENIISFKAPFKRISILDSIKENTGIDVSEMDEEQLRATCKQLKIDVKPGLGKGKLIDELFGNTSEHTYVQPTFITDYPVEMSPLTKKHREKAGLVERFELMVNGKEIANAYSELNDPIDQRERFEEQVKLMERGDDEAMYIDHDFLRALEYGMPPTSGIGIGIDRLVMLLTNQPSIQDVLFFPQMRPENNQG encoded by the coding sequence ATGAGTCAACAACATTTGTCTGAGCAGGAGCTTATCCGCCGTGATAAGTTGAACGAGTTAAAACAACTCGGAATAGATCCTTATCCTGCACCGCTATATCCGGTAAGTCATTATTCGGAGGATATTAAAGCGCAGTTTACAGAAGAAACTAAGGAACAGTTTTCTAATGTAACTGTTGCAGGACGCATCATGACCTTAATGTCAAGAGGTAAGGTATTTTTTATTAAGATACAGGACAACAAAGGCATTATTCAATTATACGTTAAACGCGATGACATTTGCCCGGGAGAAGACAAATCATTGTTCGACAACCTGGTAAAACGCTTAATCGATCTGGGAGATTTCATTGGCGTAACTGGTTCGGTTTTTATCACGCACACAGGTGAAACTACCGTGCATGCAAACACTTTTACCTTATTGGCCAAATCACTGAAACCACTTCCTGTGGTAAAACGTGACGAAGAAGGTAATGTGTTTGACGCTGTAACCGATCCTGAATTCCGTTACCGTCAGCGTTATGCCGACCTGGTTATCAACCCGGACGTAAAAGATACGTTCCTGAAACGTACCAAAATTGTGAACACCATCCGTGATTTCCTGAACGAACAGGGAGCGCTGGAAGTAGACACCCCAGTATTACAGGCAATACCCGGTGGTGCTGCTGCACGTCCGTTCACCACTCACCACAATGCGCTGGATATTCCTTTTTATCTGCGTATTGCCAATGAATTGTATCTGAAAAGATTAATCGTAGGTGGTTTTGACTGGGTGTATGAGTTTAGCCGCAACTTCCGTAACGAAGGAATGGACCGTACACACAACCCGGAATTCACCGTTCTGGAATGGTATACTGCGTATAAAGATTACTTCTGGATGATGGAAGTAACCGAAAAACTGTTTGAAAGACTGGCTATTGCCATCCACGGCACTACGGATGTAAAAGTGGGTGAAAACATTATCAGCTTTAAAGCGCCTTTCAAAAGAATCTCTATCCTGGATTCTATTAAAGAGAATACAGGTATTGATGTAAGCGAAATGGATGAAGAGCAGCTGCGTGCCACCTGCAAACAATTAAAAATAGACGTGAAACCTGGCTTAGGCAAAGGCAAACTGATTGACGAATTGTTTGGCAACACCAGCGAACACACCTATGTGCAGCCCACTTTTATTACCGATTACCCGGTAGAAATGAGCCCTCTTACCAAAAAGCACCGTGAAAAAGCGGGCCTGGTAGAGCGCTTTGAATTAATGGTCAATGGTAAAGAAATAGCCAACGCTTATAGCGAGTTAAACGACCCGATTGATCAGCGCGAACGTTTTGAAGAACAGGTGAAACTGATGGAAAGAGGGGATGATGAAGCGATGTATATTGACCACGATTTCTTACGTGCGCTGGAATACGGTATGCCACCTACCTCTGGTATTGGTATAGGAATTGACCGCCTGGTAATGCTGTTAACCAACCAGCCTTCTATCCAGGATGTATTGTTCTTCCCGCAAATGCGTCCGGAAAACAACCAAGGTTAG
- a CDS encoding Lrp/AsnC ligand binding domain-containing protein → MAGKLNLDKLDFQIIQEMMEDAEISYADLGKKLFVSGGTIHVRIKKLQELGVVKGTKLSVDLKLLGYDVIAFIGIYLEKSSLYDTVAKELKKIPEIVRVNYTTGNYSMFIEVVCKDIQQLRFVLHDELQKIKGIERTETLICLEESFNRNVLVKS, encoded by the coding sequence ATGGCGGGTAAATTGAATTTAGACAAACTGGATTTTCAGATAATCCAGGAGATGATGGAGGATGCTGAAATTTCCTATGCAGATCTTGGCAAAAAACTCTTCGTTTCTGGTGGCACCATACACGTACGCATCAAAAAACTACAGGAGCTGGGTGTAGTTAAAGGTACAAAACTAAGTGTTGATTTAAAACTTTTAGGCTACGACGTTATCGCCTTTATTGGAATTTATCTTGAAAAAAGCTCTTTATACGATACAGTTGCTAAAGAATTGAAGAAAATACCAGAAATCGTTCGGGTTAATTATACCACGGGAAACTATAGCATGTTTATAGAAGTAGTGTGTAAAGATATTCAGCAACTGCGTTTTGTACTGCACGACGAACTGCAAAAGATCAAGGGCATTGAACGTACCGAAACACTTATTTGCCTGGAAGAAAGCTTTAACCGGAATGTGCTGGTAAAAAGTTAG
- a CDS encoding SDR family oxidoreductase, with protein sequence MGLQQKTVFITGASRGIGRAIALKLAAEGANIVIAAKSVTEDPRLGGTIYTVAEEVEQAGGKGLAVQLDIRQEEQVAAAVEQAVSKFGGIDVLINNASAIQLSGTQQTEAKRFDLMHAINVRGTFLMTQHCIPHLKKSSNAHILTLSPPVNLHSKWLAPHVAYTITKYNMSMMALAWAAEFKADKIASNTLWPRTTIATAAVKNLLGGEDLIQRSRSTDIVADAAYYIVSKENLQYTGNNFIDEEVLQAEGVSDFDKYAINPDAGLFPDLFL encoded by the coding sequence ATGGGCTTGCAACAAAAGACTGTATTTATTACTGGGGCCAGCAGGGGCATAGGAAGAGCAATAGCCTTGAAGCTGGCGGCGGAAGGTGCCAATATTGTTATAGCAGCGAAAAGTGTAACGGAAGACCCCCGTTTGGGTGGGACCATATACACTGTGGCGGAGGAAGTGGAGCAGGCAGGTGGCAAAGGGCTTGCGGTGCAACTGGACATACGGCAGGAAGAGCAGGTGGCTGCTGCCGTGGAACAGGCCGTAAGTAAGTTTGGCGGTATTGATGTGCTGATAAACAACGCGTCGGCTATACAGTTGTCGGGCACGCAGCAAACCGAAGCCAAAAGGTTTGACCTGATGCATGCTATTAACGTAAGGGGCACATTTTTAATGACGCAGCATTGCATTCCTCATTTGAAAAAAAGCAGCAACGCACATATTCTTACGCTTTCTCCACCCGTTAACCTGCACTCTAAATGGCTGGCGCCACATGTGGCTTATACTATTACCAAGTACAACATGAGTATGATGGCATTGGCCTGGGCGGCAGAGTTTAAAGCCGATAAAATTGCCAGCAACACTTTGTGGCCACGTACTACCATTGCTACAGCAGCCGTGAAAAACCTGCTGGGTGGTGAAGATCTGATACAAAGAAGCCGCTCTACCGATATTGTGGCAGATGCGGCTTATTATATTGTGAGTAAAGAAAATCTACAGTATACGGGCAACAACTTTATAGATGAAGAAGTGTTGCAGGCAGAAGGTGTGTCGGACTTTGACAAATATGCGATTAACCCCGATGCCGGTTTATTTCCCGATCTGTTTTTATAA
- the gmk gene encoding guanylate kinase has product MTAIAHGKIIIITAPSGAGKTSITRYLLQKYPKLSFSVSAATRQPRGIEQNGVDYYFMSVEQFQHHIHEEDFIEWEMVYEGKYYGTLKSELERIWQMGKVPMLDIDVKGAIHVQQQFPDNSLSLFIEPPSVAELRKRLESRGTETEESLQTRVNKASYEISFKHSFDRVILNDELEKACRETEAALIEFLGEGLKA; this is encoded by the coding sequence ATGACAGCTATAGCACACGGAAAAATTATCATCATTACAGCTCCTTCCGGGGCAGGTAAAACTTCTATCACCCGTTACTTATTGCAAAAATATCCTAAGCTATCTTTTTCTGTTTCCGCAGCCACCCGTCAGCCAAGAGGAATAGAACAGAATGGTGTGGATTATTACTTTATGAGCGTGGAGCAGTTTCAGCATCATATACACGAAGAGGATTTTATTGAGTGGGAAATGGTGTATGAAGGCAAATATTACGGTACGCTGAAAAGTGAGCTGGAACGCATCTGGCAAATGGGCAAAGTACCTATGCTGGATATTGATGTAAAAGGAGCTATACATGTGCAGCAACAGTTTCCTGATAATTCTCTGTCGCTGTTTATTGAACCGCCTTCTGTAGCTGAATTGCGCAAGCGCCTGGAAAGCCGTGGAACAGAGACGGAAGAATCATTACAAACCCGGGTGAATAAGGCTTCTTATGAAATATCCTTTAAGCATTCTTTTGACCGCGTTATTTTAAACGATGAGTTGGAAAAAGCTTGTCGCGAAACTGAAGCTGCCTTAATTGAGTTTTTAGGAGAAGGCTTAAAAGCGTAA
- a CDS encoding polyprenyl synthetase family protein, giving the protein MQLTRTLLEQELLRFEEYYQQRLSNNVGLLNSVLQYLEKQKGKQMRPMFVLLCAKLGGGINEQSYRAALLVEMLHTASLVHDDMVDDSMLRRNAFSVNALWKNRIAVLTGDYLFSDGLVLSLSNRDEEILRTYSNAIRQMIEAELLQMVKSKKIQVNEQAYYELINAKTASFLAAACAAGARSSFTDEELIKTIHLFGEKAGMAFQLKDDLFDYGNAAIGKPVGNDIKERKITLPLIYTLNTCSAATRKKLMHILQHHNTNKDKVDEVVAEVVKAGGMDYAERKMYAYRDEALALLYTFPVSDTRAALEEMVRYTTDRSY; this is encoded by the coding sequence ATGCAACTCACCCGCACATTACTGGAACAGGAATTACTCCGGTTTGAAGAATACTACCAGCAAAGACTTTCCAATAATGTTGGTTTACTGAACAGCGTGCTGCAATACCTGGAAAAGCAGAAAGGCAAGCAAATGCGCCCCATGTTTGTGTTGCTATGCGCCAAACTGGGCGGTGGTATAAATGAACAAAGCTATCGTGCTGCCCTGCTGGTAGAAATGCTGCATACTGCTTCGCTGGTGCATGATGATATGGTGGATGATTCGATGTTGAGAAGAAATGCATTTTCGGTAAACGCACTTTGGAAAAACAGGATAGCCGTGTTAACAGGCGATTACCTGTTTTCGGATGGCCTGGTGTTATCCTTATCGAACAGGGATGAAGAAATATTACGCACCTACAGCAATGCTATCCGCCAGATGATAGAAGCCGAGTTGCTGCAAATGGTAAAGAGCAAGAAGATACAGGTGAATGAGCAGGCTTATTATGAGCTGATTAATGCCAAAACTGCCTCCTTCCTGGCGGCTGCCTGTGCTGCCGGAGCACGTAGTTCTTTTACCGATGAAGAGCTGATTAAAACAATACACCTGTTTGGAGAAAAGGCCGGGATGGCCTTTCAGCTGAAAGATGATTTGTTCGATTATGGCAATGCAGCTATTGGCAAACCTGTAGGAAATGATATAAAAGAACGCAAAATCACCTTGCCACTGATTTATACCCTGAACACCTGTTCCGCTGCTACGCGTAAAAAGCTGATGCACATTTTACAACACCACAACACCAATAAAGATAAAGTGGATGAAGTTGTTGCCGAGGTGGTTAAAGCCGGGGGAATGGATTATGCTGAGCGTAAAATGTATGCTTATCGCGATGAAGCGCTGGCTTTGCTGTATACATTTCCGGTTTCTGACACCCGCGCAGCACTGGAAGAAATGGTGCGTTATACTACCGACAGGTCTTATTAA
- a CDS encoding glycosyltransferase: MMWMNILLTLSSVLLLLYAVLILFYRQWFLKLQLYVKPAGMQPATRFSVIIPARDEEEQIGACVLAILQQHYPAYLYEVIVIDDHSTDNTAAIIQQLQQTYANLHLMQLAKELQGQQLNSYKKKAIEMAIGRSTGDWIITTDADCALGPQWLATYNAYIQEQRPVFVAAPVMFSSPANFVGIFQCLDFMSMQGITAAAVSAGVHSMCNGANLAYNKEAFYAVGGFKGIDAIASGDDMLLMHKIKQAYPGKTGYIFSADAIVSTAPMPDWKSFINQRIRWASKADKYKDKAVFWVLVLVYCMNLCLLLLLLTGLIHWAFMGWALALIGIKTVVELCFLFPVARFFNQCALLNWFAIMQPFHIAYIVVAGWLGKFGKYQWKGRTVK, encoded by the coding sequence ATGATGTGGATGAATATTTTACTTACGCTGAGCAGTGTACTGTTGCTTTTATATGCTGTATTGATCCTTTTTTACAGGCAGTGGTTTTTAAAACTACAGTTGTATGTAAAGCCTGCCGGTATGCAACCTGCTACGCGGTTTTCGGTAATTATTCCTGCACGCGATGAAGAAGAGCAGATAGGTGCCTGTGTGCTGGCTATACTACAACAGCATTACCCTGCTTACCTGTATGAAGTGATAGTAATAGATGATCATTCTACGGATAACACGGCAGCTATTATACAGCAACTACAACAAACCTATGCCAACCTGCATCTGATGCAGCTGGCCAAAGAACTACAGGGACAGCAACTGAATAGCTATAAAAAGAAAGCGATTGAAATGGCCATAGGCCGAAGCACAGGCGACTGGATTATTACCACAGATGCCGACTGTGCGCTGGGGCCGCAATGGCTGGCTACTTATAATGCTTACATACAAGAGCAGCGGCCCGTGTTTGTGGCAGCACCGGTGATGTTTAGCAGTCCGGCCAATTTTGTAGGCATATTTCAGTGTCTTGATTTTATGAGCATGCAGGGCATTACAGCAGCAGCAGTGTCGGCAGGCGTACATAGTATGTGTAATGGGGCTAACCTGGCATATAACAAGGAAGCTTTTTATGCAGTAGGTGGCTTTAAAGGAATTGACGCTATTGCCAGTGGTGATGATATGTTGTTGATGCATAAGATAAAGCAGGCTTATCCCGGCAAAACCGGTTACATCTTTTCGGCTGATGCCATTGTGAGTACCGCCCCCATGCCTGACTGGAAAAGCTTTATTAACCAGCGTATCCGGTGGGCCAGCAAAGCAGACAAGTATAAAGACAAGGCTGTGTTTTGGGTGCTGGTGCTGGTGTATTGCATGAATCTGTGCCTGTTGTTGCTGCTGCTAACCGGTTTGATACACTGGGCTTTTATGGGATGGGCGCTGGCGCTGATAGGCATTAAAACTGTTGTGGAGCTGTGCTTTCTGTTTCCGGTAGCCCGGTTTTTTAATCAGTGTGCGTTATTAAACTGGTTTGCTATTATGCAACCGTTTCATATTGCTTATATTGTAGTGGCAGGCTGGCTGGGCAAGTTTGGCAAGTACCAGTGGAAAGGCCGCACCGTTAAATAA
- a CDS encoding glycosyltransferase family protein: MKVSGFTYMRNSFLYGYPVIESIKSALPLCDEFIAVVGKSTDGTREAIEAIGSPKIKIIDTEWDPQLTQGGKIFAQQANIGLKAIAADSDWALHIQSDEVLHEEDIAEIKKAMEDNLHNKKVEGFLLNYIHFIGDYKHYGPSRKWHSKEIRVLRNDPSYFSYNDSQGFRSYTSEEGYKTGEKGRKLGVKQLKARIFHYSYCRNPYQLSGRGKKFQSYYDASKASEKDFEEQAEAFDFHTVIDVVKPFTGTHPATMQDCIARQDWKFTYDPSKGKFKNPRHRFLHAIENITGWRIGEYKNYKLVK, from the coding sequence ATGAAAGTAAGTGGTTTCACCTACATGCGTAACAGCTTCCTGTATGGCTATCCTGTCATTGAATCAATTAAATCTGCCCTGCCCTTATGTGATGAATTTATTGCAGTAGTAGGAAAAAGCACGGATGGTACACGTGAAGCTATTGAAGCCATTGGCTCGCCTAAAATAAAAATTATTGATACAGAATGGGACCCGCAGCTGACACAGGGTGGTAAAATATTTGCCCAGCAGGCCAATATAGGGTTAAAGGCTATTGCTGCTGATAGCGACTGGGCGCTGCACATCCAATCAGATGAAGTACTGCACGAAGAAGATATTGCCGAGATTAAAAAGGCAATGGAAGATAACCTGCACAACAAAAAAGTAGAAGGCTTTTTACTCAACTATATCCATTTTATTGGCGATTACAAGCATTACGGTCCTTCGCGTAAATGGCACAGCAAAGAGATAAGGGTGTTACGCAACGATCCTTCTTATTTCAGCTACAACGATTCGCAGGGCTTTAGAAGCTATACTTCAGAAGAAGGGTATAAAACGGGCGAAAAAGGCCGTAAGCTGGGTGTAAAGCAACTGAAAGCAAGGATCTTCCATTATTCTTACTGCCGTAATCCTTACCAGTTAAGCGGAAGGGGTAAGAAGTTTCAAAGCTATTACGATGCCAGCAAAGCGAGTGAAAAGGATTTTGAAGAGCAGGCAGAAGCTTTTGATTTTCATACCGTGATAGATGTGGTGAAGCCGTTTACAGGCACACATCCGGCAACCATGCAGGATTGTATTGCCCGGCAGGACTGGAAGTTCACCTACGACCCTTCTAAAGGAAAGTTCAAGAATCCAAGGCATCGGTTTTTGCATGCCATTGAAAATATTACCGGCTGGCGTATAGGAGAATATAAAAACTATAAGCTGGTTAAATAA
- a CDS encoding hotdog fold thioesterase, with protein MIWFKEVTWEQLTQFPPNIGTVLGIEFTEWDDNSIQARMPVDARTHQPFGILHGGASVVLAETLGSVASLLVVDPAKYRPVGLEVNANHLRPVKNGYVTGVCTPLHIGGKTHVWDIKIYTENQKLVCISRLTVAIIPA; from the coding sequence ATGATCTGGTTTAAGGAAGTTACCTGGGAGCAACTAACGCAGTTTCCACCCAATATAGGTACCGTGCTGGGCATTGAGTTTACAGAGTGGGATGATAATTCCATCCAGGCCCGTATGCCGGTAGATGCCAGAACACACCAGCCTTTTGGTATATTGCATGGAGGGGCTTCGGTAGTACTTGCTGAAACATTGGGTAGTGTGGCCAGCCTGTTGGTGGTAGACCCGGCAAAGTACCGGCCTGTGGGGCTGGAAGTAAATGCTAATCATTTACGGCCGGTAAAAAACGGCTATGTAACCGGTGTTTGCACTCCTTTGCATATTGGCGGTAAAACGCATGTGTGGGATATTAAAATTTACACTGAAAACCAAAAGCTGGTTTGTATAAGCAGGCTAACTGTGGCTATTATTCCCGCTTAA
- a CDS encoding ABC transporter permease: MKQKRRYTTGTRIGATLILISCVVALLAYVIAPDNSPNANRMLPELANKKPGFAIQALRLRKPAGGEQVSFVNGLINGRPDRYQYIPLQQYTMQGDSIIIQKFIDDGVYERKSYAVDACAAKPVTTLRFYLGSDRFGRDIASRLIIGTRVSLGVGCIAVLLSLTIGMLLGALAGYFKGKTDDIIMWLINVIWSVPTLLLVFAITLVLGKGFWQVFIAVGLTMWVNVARLVRGQVLAVREMEYVEAARALGFSHARIIAGHILPNILGPVLVIAANNFASAIVIEAGLSFLGVGVQPPQPSWGLMIKENYNFIITHNPMLALAPGITIMLLVLAFNLLGNGLRDALQVKSRF; encoded by the coding sequence GTGAAGCAAAAAAGGCGTTATACAACAGGCACACGTATAGGAGCTACGCTTATTTTGATAAGCTGTGTAGTAGCATTGCTGGCATATGTAATAGCCCCCGACAATTCGCCTAACGCCAACCGTATGCTGCCGGAGCTGGCGAACAAAAAGCCAGGCTTTGCTATACAGGCATTACGGTTACGGAAACCAGCGGGTGGCGAACAGGTATCCTTTGTCAACGGCCTTATCAATGGCAGGCCCGACAGGTATCAGTATATTCCTTTACAACAATACACTATGCAAGGTGATTCTATCATCATTCAAAAGTTTATTGATGATGGAGTGTATGAACGTAAGTCATATGCTGTAGATGCCTGTGCCGCAAAGCCGGTAACTACACTGCGCTTTTACCTGGGCAGCGATCGCTTTGGAAGGGATATAGCCAGCCGTTTAATCATAGGCACCCGGGTAAGCTTAGGAGTGGGCTGTATTGCCGTTTTATTGTCATTGACCATAGGTATGCTGTTAGGCGCTTTGGCCGGTTATTTTAAAGGCAAAACAGATGATATCATCATGTGGCTGATTAACGTGATCTGGAGTGTGCCTACCTTGTTACTGGTGTTTGCCATAACCCTGGTATTGGGTAAAGGTTTCTGGCAGGTGTTTATTGCGGTGGGATTAACCATGTGGGTAAATGTGGCCCGTTTGGTGAGGGGGCAGGTGCTGGCGGTGCGTGAAATGGAATATGTAGAAGCGGCGCGGGCTTTAGGTTTTTCGCATGCGCGCATTATTGCAGGTCATATATTGCCCAATATTCTGGGGCCGGTGCTGGTGATTGCCGCCAACAATTTTGCTTCAGCTATAGTGATAGAAGCAGGGTTGAGTTTTTTAGGCGTAGGCGTACAGCCCCCGCAGCCCAGCTGGGGGTTAATGATAAAGGAGAATTACAACTTTATTATTACACACAATCCCATGCTGGCTTTGGCGCCTGGTATCACTATTATGTTGCTGGTGCTGGCTTTTAACCTGCTGGGCAATGGCTTGCGCGATGCCTTACAGGTAAAAAGCAGGTTCTAA